From Limnochordia bacterium, a single genomic window includes:
- a CDS encoding phospholipase D-like domain-containing protein: MSGVKKDVLSHEYGRVIDNRRITMKDALNDLLPKSENLDMAVAYFYLSGLQLVERPVHDLLEQGGTVRILMGNRTNYATAEMLSNGFSLRTAKDCLFDEIKGIVSYDDRRTELAYQFSKWIAEGKVDVRIYVGEANYFHAKSYLMYRTRERADDGFAIVGSSNFSESGLLGNTELNTVSQDNFGALTRWFNEVWESEEVIDFSRELLEVIDHHVPKPRPKRYAYPHPKETYLTFARYFAQRIIEPIDGSFMKTLYHHQVVGVSEMKLRLDQFGTGILCDGVGLGKTRTAAATLMASESNSALILASTKLHDQWREELDIVGVPRSRYQLMSKEEMQRKTLSELHDYLHFDLIVVDEAHQGLKNDRTKLYRNLTYIKAQSHKNVRGLLLTATPWNNARSDVFNIGRLFLDKKSVPPQKPYSKYLRFNSRKASKAIEMDDRAFEAFWRDLFLQRTRKTLGRKDVEFARRSFPVVEVMYEPIKEKAFAANYIRIGDLRLPYINPIRYADHQEDDYDFSTDRLKLLFLKRADSSWPAFKHTLLSIMEKLRIFQEDLVRIQGGNSKKEDFALWLRQQYGLTEEIAPPKDIGIGMEESKEILEHEFISWQNQQRYRKRVEKQIASLEESDTIRILDWMLKHARQDLVLLNEILRDLDEAFARKDEKYEALRKAVKECLGAGEKVLLITQFRDTAVAFFDRLIEDEEFSAYRMGLVTGQRQDWKIGKENQDTREHILERFSPISKGNPEFLGSSEELDLVIGTEALAIGQNLQDARVLMNIDLPFNPMNLEQRIGRIDRPRSDGQVPEVDIYTFPSMPVIESELKMMERLKRKLEGIYQDTFFDDLVLPHYQEFLRGVLRNRKAKSADIEKMIENTVVDSIVRVGADEHSIDYREAQKRMRKAIEEASLIKSPVQPYVIDNVSLSKSGGITVVVQIILRDVNGRDIDQYLKPVLIGDKIVTELSVVEAAWDEATWDPVRDDKICPLHIVKREQEAVMHRLSEELLSEEVLVYNQGTASAAQLEGMLIDSKVQKVICDIQNAIQGINRDLIARRIQEAGYGPSSVRQLLCNLQAVDIRYDFEEARAVDELYRNLERLWDNYGDYYEQFASSAEASGGEEIRQSARKASKETSSIHWEIGNLCC; encoded by the coding sequence ATGTCCGGTGTGAAAAAGGATGTATTGTCCCATGAATATGGACGAGTAATTGACAACCGACGGATCACCATGAAGGATGCCCTAAATGACCTTTTGCCAAAATCAGAGAACCTAGATATGGCTGTAGCTTATTTCTACCTTAGTGGGCTGCAGTTGGTGGAAAGGCCCGTTCATGATTTGCTTGAACAGGGAGGAACTGTACGTATCCTAATGGGGAATCGGACCAACTACGCTACTGCTGAGATGCTTAGCAACGGTTTCTCTCTTAGAACAGCCAAGGACTGTTTGTTCGACGAGATTAAGGGAATAGTGAGCTATGATGATCGACGAACTGAGTTAGCGTATCAGTTCAGTAAATGGATTGCTGAAGGGAAAGTGGATGTGAGAATCTATGTGGGAGAAGCGAATTACTTCCATGCAAAATCCTACCTCATGTATAGAACAAGGGAACGAGCTGATGATGGATTTGCGATTGTCGGTTCAAGCAACTTCTCAGAAAGCGGGTTGCTTGGCAATACCGAACTAAATACGGTAAGCCAGGACAACTTCGGTGCACTGACCCGGTGGTTTAATGAGGTCTGGGAAAGTGAGGAAGTGATCGACTTCTCCCGTGAGCTTCTCGAAGTCATCGATCATCACGTGCCAAAACCACGGCCAAAACGCTATGCCTACCCCCATCCGAAGGAAACATACCTTACTTTTGCCCGGTACTTTGCCCAGCGCATTATTGAACCTATCGATGGATCGTTCATGAAGACTCTATATCATCATCAAGTGGTTGGAGTATCCGAAATGAAACTTCGTTTAGACCAATTTGGAACGGGTATTCTTTGTGATGGAGTTGGTCTCGGTAAGACCAGGACGGCGGCTGCTACTCTTATGGCTTCGGAGTCAAACTCAGCCTTAATTCTTGCCTCAACGAAGCTTCACGACCAATGGAGAGAAGAGCTAGATATTGTAGGTGTTCCCCGATCTAGGTACCAGCTGATGAGCAAAGAAGAGATGCAAAGAAAGACTTTATCTGAGCTACATGATTATCTTCATTTCGACCTTATTGTTGTTGATGAGGCCCATCAGGGATTGAAAAATGACCGTACGAAATTATATAGAAACCTAACGTACATCAAGGCTCAGTCACATAAGAATGTTCGTGGCCTTCTTTTGACAGCTACGCCTTGGAACAACGCCAGAAGCGATGTTTTCAATATTGGCCGACTATTTCTTGACAAGAAAAGTGTTCCACCCCAGAAACCTTATAGCAAGTATCTAAGGTTTAACTCGCGAAAAGCAAGCAAAGCCATCGAAATGGATGATCGCGCTTTCGAGGCCTTTTGGAGAGATCTGTTCCTCCAAAGGACCCGAAAGACATTGGGAAGGAAGGATGTAGAGTTTGCCAGGCGTAGTTTTCCGGTGGTTGAGGTTATGTACGAGCCCATTAAAGAGAAGGCTTTTGCTGCAAACTATATACGTATTGGCGATCTGCGACTTCCATACATTAACCCTATTCGCTATGCGGATCATCAGGAAGATGACTATGATTTCTCGACCGACCGGCTAAAATTATTGTTTCTAAAACGGGCAGATTCCTCGTGGCCGGCATTCAAGCATACGCTTTTATCCATTATGGAGAAATTGAGAATATTTCAGGAGGATCTCGTTCGTATTCAAGGTGGTAACAGCAAAAAGGAAGACTTCGCTCTTTGGTTACGTCAGCAATATGGCTTAACCGAAGAAATAGCGCCACCGAAAGATATAGGAATCGGAATGGAGGAGTCTAAGGAGATCCTCGAACACGAATTTATCTCTTGGCAAAATCAGCAGCGCTATCGTAAAAGAGTGGAAAAGCAGATTGCCAGTCTCGAAGAGTCTGATACAATACGAATTTTGGACTGGATGCTAAAACATGCCAGACAAGACCTGGTACTTCTTAATGAGATCCTCCGTGATTTGGACGAAGCATTTGCGCGTAAGGATGAAAAGTACGAAGCCCTTCGAAAGGCAGTAAAGGAGTGTTTGGGAGCAGGGGAAAAGGTTTTGCTGATTACTCAATTTCGTGATACCGCAGTAGCCTTTTTTGATCGTTTGATTGAAGATGAGGAGTTCTCAGCTTACCGGATGGGATTGGTAACGGGGCAAAGGCAGGACTGGAAAATCGGTAAGGAAAACCAAGACACGAGGGAGCACATTCTCGAAAGATTTTCGCCTATATCAAAGGGGAATCCTGAGTTTTTAGGTTCTTCTGAAGAGTTGGATCTAGTAATCGGAACAGAGGCCCTAGCAATCGGTCAGAATCTCCAAGATGCAAGAGTCTTGATGAATATCGATCTTCCTTTCAATCCAATGAATCTTGAACAGCGGATCGGACGTATCGATCGACCGCGCAGTGATGGACAAGTGCCGGAGGTGGACATTTACACATTTCCATCGATGCCTGTTATAGAGTCAGAGCTGAAAATGATGGAACGGTTGAAGAGAAAGCTAGAAGGCATTTACCAGGATACATTCTTTGATGATCTTGTGCTCCCACACTATCAAGAGTTTTTACGGGGGGTACTTAGGAACCGGAAGGCAAAGAGTGCAGATATTGAGAAGATGATTGAGAACACAGTGGTTGATTCTATTGTCAGAGTGGGCGCGGATGAACATAGTATCGATTATCGAGAAGCGCAAAAACGTATGCGAAAAGCGATCGAAGAGGCCTCCCTCATCAAAAGCCCAGTGCAACCTTATGTCATTGATAACGTTAGTCTCTCCAAGAGCGGGGGAATAACAGTCGTTGTACAGATTATACTACGAGACGTCAATGGACGAGACATTGATCAATATCTCAAACCGGTCTTAATTGGTGACAAGATTGTAACCGAACTATCAGTGGTAGAAGCAGCATGGGACGAAGCGACATGGGACCCTGTTAGAGACGACAAGATATGCCCACTTCATATAGTCAAGAGAGAGCAAGAAGCAGTTATGCATCGTCTATCCGAAGAGCTTCTATCGGAAGAGGTCTTAGTGTATAACCAGGGCACGGCGTCCGCAGCACAGCTTGAGGGGATGCTGATTGATTCCAAGGTTCAAAAGGTAATATGCGACATACAGAATGCTATTCAGGGGATAAATAGGGATCTGATAGCCAGACGGATCCAAGAAGCGGGCTATGGTCCGAGCTCGGTTCGTCAGCTTCTGTGTAACCTTCAGGCTGTTGATATCCGATATGATTTTGAAGAAGCTAGAGCCGTTGATGAATTGTACAGGAATTTGGAACGTTTATGGGATAATTATGGTGATTACTATGAGCAGTTCGCTTCGAGTGCCGAGGCATCGGGAGGCGAGGAAATCCGCCAATCGGCGCGCAAAGCCTCTAAAGAAACGAGTTCTATCCATTGGGAGATAGGAAACCTTTGTTGCTGA